Part of the Streptomyces sp. NBC_01264 genome, CGGGTGGACCTGATGGTGTCGCTGGCGACCGAGCGCGGGCACGGCGCGGCGGTGGCCGCCTCGGAGATGGCGGCCCGGGCGGAGGCGTTGCGTCCGGTGGAGCGGGTCGCCCGGCGGGCGCTGGTCGCGGCGTACAACTCGGCGGTGGAGGAGCGGTTGCGCTAGCCGCTCGGTGCGGGGTCCGGGTGCGGCGCCGTCGCGCGAGCGTCCCCGGCTGCGCCGGGCCTCCGGGGCGCCGCCCCGGCCCCGCTCCTCAAACGCCGGAGGGGCTGGATCTGGCCGGCTGCGCCAGAAGGCCCCGGGGGAAGCCCGCGGAGCGGTGACGCGTCGCGAACGGGATCGGCCCCGCTTCCCAGGGAGAGGGGGGAAGCGGGGCCGAGGTTTCCCTGCCGCTGCCTGCGCCACCGCTCAGCCCGCCCGACTGCCACGCCGGACGGAGTCCGGCACAGCGGTGCGACGCCTGCGAAGCAGTGCGAGCACAGCATCGGAAAGGGTGCGGGGGGGGGAAGCGGGGCCGGGTACGGGGCCGCTGTGCGGGCCCGGCTGCCCCGCCGGTCGGAGGCCGGCGCAGCGGGGCGAAGCCTGCGTAGCAGTGCGAGCACCGCGTTAAGAAGGGTGCGAGCACCGCGTCAGGACGGGTGCGGGCTAGTTGTTCACGCCCGTGTTGCCCCAGGCGCCGTTCAGCAGGCCGATCACGTTGACCGAGTTGCCCACCACGTTCGCGGGGATGTGGACGGGGAGCTGGAGCTGGTTCCCCGCGGCCACGCCGGGCGAGTTCAGGGCCTCGCCCTCCGCCGACGCACCGCCGTGCGCCGACGAGACACCCGCGCCGGCGGCCAGGAGGCCACCCGCGATCATGGTGACGGCGGTGGCCTTCTTGAAGTTCTTCACGTTCTCGTCCTCCAGTACGTCTGCCGCGGCCAGCCGCCGCGGCACGTCATGAAGAACGCTCATCCGACGAACGGGATGCGCCATGTGGGCTACATACACCCGAGCGGATGAATCATCGCCCCCGTGGGTTACCGCGCGATGCCGTGCCTGACCGCCCACAACGCGGCCTGCGTACGGTCCGCGAGGTCCAGCTTCATCAGGATGTTCGATACGTGCGTCTTGACCGTCTTCTCCGACAGGACGAGCGCCCGGGCGATCTCCCGGTTCGAGCGCCCGTCCGCTATGTGGTTCAGCACCTCGCGCTCGCGGTCCGTCAGATTGCCGCCGCGGCCGGACGACGGGCCGGGGCCCTCCTCGGCCAGCAGGGCTCCGGCGACCTCCGGCTGGAGGAGGACGTGTCCCGCGTGCACCGAGCGGATGGCGGCGGCGAGGGCGTCGGGGTCGATGTCCTTGTACACGTAGCCGGCCGCGCCCGCGCGCAGGGCCGGGACCACCGTGCGCTGCTCTGTGAAGCTGGTGACGATCAGCACGCGCGCCGGGTTCGCCAGCGTGCGCAGTCTGCGCAGGGCCTCGATGCCGTCGGTGCCCGGCATCTTGATGTCCATCAGGATGACGTCGGGGTGCAGTTCCTCGGCGCGTTCGATGCCCTCGTCGCCGTCGGCGGCCTCGCCGACCACCTCGATGTCGTCCTGGACCTCCAGGAAGGTGCGCAGGCCCCGGCGGACCACCTGGTGGTCGTCCACCAGCAATACCCTGACGCGGCCGCTACGGCCCGGCGTGTCAGCCACCGGGTACCTCCAGTTCGATCGTGGTGCCGGTGCCGGGCTCGGACCGTACGGTGAGCCGGCCGCCCACGCCGGCGGCCCGGTCCCGCATGGAGACCAGGCCGAGGTGCCGGCCGGCCCGGCGGACGGTGGGAGGGGAGAAGCCGGTTCCGTCGTCGGTCACCCGGAGCAGGGCTCCCCCGGTCCCGCCGCGGGTCAGGGTGACCTCGATCCGCTCGCCCTCGGAGTGGCGCAGTGCGTTGTGCAGGGCCTCCTGGGCCACGCGCAGGACCGCCTCCTCCTGGGCCGCGGGCAGGGCCCGTACTCCGTCACAGGTGAAGGTGACGTGCGCGGCGTGGGCCCGGTCCAGGACCCGGACCTGGTTGCGGAGGGTGGCGATCAGGCCGTCCTCGTCCAGGGCGGCGGGGCGGAGCTCGGTGACGGCCGCGCGCAGTTCGTCGGCGGCCTCGGCCGCGAGGGCGGCGACCTGCTGGAGCTCGTCCTTGGCGCGGGCCGGGTCGCGGTCGACCAGGGCGGCGGCGGCTTGCGCGGTGAGACGCAGCGAGAAGAGCTTCTGGCTGACCGCGTCGTGCAGCTCGTGGGCCAGGCGGGAGCGCTCCTCGGCGATGGTCAGCTCGCGGCTGCGCTCGTAGAGGCGGGCGTTGGTGAGGGCGATCGCGGCGTGCTGGGCGAGGAGGGAGAGGAGCTCCTCGTCCTCGTCGGTGAACCCGTCGGCCGGGGCGCCGCCGCCCGGGGCGCTTCGCTTGTTCGCGAGGAAGAGCGCGCCGAGGGTCTCCTCGCCGTCCCTGATGGGCAGCCCGAGGAAGTCGGACATGGCCGGGTGGGCGGCGGGCCAGCCCTCGAAGCGGGGGTCCTTGCGTACGTCGGCCAGCCGCTCGGGGCCGTCCTGGTGGAGCATCGCGGCGAGGATGCCGTGCTGGCGGGGCAGCGGGCCGATCGCGCGCCACTGCTCCTCGCTGACGCCGTCCACGACGAACTGGGCGAAGCCGCCGTGGTCGTCCGGGACGCCCAGCGCCGCGTACTCGGCGTCGAGCAGCTCTCGGGCCGAGGCGACGATCGTGCGCAGCACGTCGCGGACCTCCAGCCGGCGGCTCATGGCGAGCAGCGCGGTGCTCACGGCGGCCAGGCCGCCGCCGCGGGGGGCTCGGGGTCCGGGGTGCATGGCCTCACGGTACTCGCGGCGCCCGGTCGGGCGGATCGGGCCCGGGGCGTAGGTCCGGGCCGGTGGTGGCGTAGGCCTCGGCCGGGTCGTGGCGTAGGCCTCGGCCGGGTCGTGGCGTAGGCCTCGGCCGGGTCGTGGCGTAGGCCTCGGCCGGGTCGTGGCGTAGGCCTCGGCCGGGTCGTGGCGTAGGCCTCGGCCTAGGACGAAGGGACCTGGCGGGGTGCTCCCGCCGGCCGAGGCGGCGGGGGCCGCCGGGTTCCTACGTTGGAGGCATCTGCAGGGCGGTTCGGAAGGCGAGGGTGCGGTCATGTCGGTGGCGGTGGTGACGGGGGCGTCGAGGGGGCTGGGCCGGGCGGTGGCCGGGGAGCTGGCGGCCCGGGGCTGGGACCTGGTGCTGAGCGCGCGGGGCGCGGGTCCGCTGGCGGAGGCCGGGGAGGCTCTGCGGGCCTCGGGGGCGCGGGTCACGGTGGTGGCGGGGGACGTGTCCTCGGCGGCGCACCGGGCGGAGCTGGTGGCGGCGGCTCGGGCGCTGGGCCGGCTGGACCTGCTGGTGAACAACGCGGGCGTGCTGGGCGCGGAGCCGCTGGTGCCGCTGGCGGTGCACCCGCTGGACGGTCTGCGCGAGGCGTTCGAGGTGAATGTGGTGGCCCCGCTGGGGCTGGTCCAGGAGGCACTGCCGCTGCTGCGGGCGGCGGCCGCCGGGGCGGTGCTGAACATCAGCTCGGACGCGGCGGTGGTGGCGTACGGGACCTGGGGGGCCTACGGGGCGACCAAGGCGGCGGGGGACCTGATGTCGGCGGTCCTGGCCGTGGAGGAGCCGGGGCTGCGCGTGTGGTGGGCGGATCCGGGCTCGATGCGGACGCGGATGATGGCGGCCGCCGAACCCGGGGAGGACCTGTCGGGGATACCGGGACCGGAGGAGGTGGCTCCGCTGCTGCTCAGGCTGGTGGCGGAGGGGCTGCCGAGCGGCCGGTACACGGCGCGGGGTCTGGCGGGGGTGGAGCGGTGAACGGGAACGGCGCCCGGGGAGTACGGGAAAAGGGACTGTACATAAAGGACATTCCGCCGGGTCTTGCGGCCCGGGTTCCCGCCGAGCAGCGGGGGCCGGGCCGGGGGCGGGACTCGGTGCGGCTGCTGGTCTCGAAGGGGGCCTCGGAGGTGTCGCTGCGCGCCTTCCGGGAGCTGCCGGGGCTGCTGCACGCGGGGGACGTACTGGCGGTGAACACCTCGATGACGCTGGCGGCGGCCGTGGACGGGCGGCTCGGCGGCGAGGAGATCGTCGTGCACTTCTCCACGCGCGGGGACGACGGCCGCTGGGCGGTGGAGCTCCGGGAGCGGGACCGGGCCGGGGCCGGGGGCGGGACGACCCGGCCCCGGGCCGGCGGGCCCGCCGGGGCCGTCGTGGAGCTGCCGGGCGGATGGCGCCTGACATGCGAGGAGCCGCTGGTTCCGGGGGCGGACCGGCTGTGGTGGGCGCGGCCCGAGCCGCCGCGGGGGCGTCCGCAGGAGGTGCCGGCGCTGCTGGGCTCGTACGGGCGGCCGATCCGGTACGGCTACACGGAGCGGGACCAGCCGCTGTCGGCGTACCAGACGGTCTTCGCGGTGCCGCGGGCCGACGGGGCGGGTTCGGCGGAGATGCCGAGCGCGGGCCGGCCCTTCACTACGGAGCTGGTGGCGGAGCTGGTGCGCCGGGGGGTGCGGTTCGCCCCGCTGACCCTGCACACGGGGGTGGCCTCGCAGGAGGCGCACGAGCCGCCGTACCCGGAGCGGTACGAGGTGCCCGCGGCCACGGCCCGGCTGGTGAACGCGGCGAAGGCGACGGGCGGGCGGGTGATCGGTGTGGGGACCACGGCGGTGCGGGCGCTCGAGTCGGCCGCAGACGGGGACGGGGTGGTGCGGGCCGCCGGGGGCTGGACCGGCCTGGTCGTGACGCCGGAGCGCGGGGTGCGGGTGGTGGACGGGCTGCTGACCGGGCTGCACGAGCCCGAGGCCTCGCACCTGCTGATGCTGGAGGCGGTGGCCGGACGGGAGGCCGTACGCCGCGGGTACGCCTCAGCTGTAGCGAACCTGTGCCTCTGGCATGAGTTCGGGGACGTGCATCTGCTACTCAAGGATGAGAACGGTCACGGAGTGGATTGCTGACGCAACGGTTGGTGAGATTGATACGTGCCCGATGTGAGCCCGCGCATAGGACGCACATCACTTACGAAGCTCCCTAGTGGACGAGTAAGGGCGGCGTTAGCACTGGCCTCGCATGCGCCGAGCCCCGAAATCGGGGCTCGGCCGCAGCCCCTGATCCACTAAGCGGGATCGTACGTCACACCTTTGCCACAGGTTTTTGCCACCGCTAAGAATTGCTCTCGCCGCACAGCGCCGCGGATCTCGGATCCGGCAGGCGCTTTCCTGCGGCCCCCGCTATTCGAAGAGGTTGCTACGCATGACCGAGACCAGCACTCCCGGCCACAGTCGTCGTCTGACGATGACGAAGGCGCACAAGCTTTCCATCGCCGGTGCAGCCACCCTGGGCGCCGCCGCCCTCGCCTTCTCCCTCGTGCCGGCCAACGCCGCCGAGACGCAGACGGTCGTCGCCGCCCCCGTCGCCTGGTCCAAGGTCGTCGACGGCGCGCAGACGCAGGCCATGCAGCAGCACCTCACCGTTCAGCAGGTCGTCGCGGACCAGCAGGCCAAGGTCGCGAAGGACGCCAAGGCCGCGAAGGACGCCAAGGACACAGCCGCCAAGGCCAAGGCCGAGGCGGACGCCAAGAAGGACCGCGAGCAGAAGGCGGCCGCCAGCCGTTCCGCGACCCGTGCGCCGGTCTTCGCGAACAACCTGGACGGCTGGATCAAGGAAGCCCTCTTCATCATGAAGAAGGAGGGCATTCCGGGCACCTACGCCGGGATCCACAAGAACATCATGCGCGAGTCCAGCGGTAACCCGCTGGCGATCAACAACTGGGACATCAACGCCCAGAACGGCATCCCCAGCAAGGGTCTACTCCAGGTCATCGCCCCGACCTTCAAGGCGTACCACGTCAAGGGCACCAAGTTCGACCAGTACGACCCGGTCGCCAACATCGTCGCGGCCTGCAACTACGCGGCCGACCGCTACGGCTCCATGGACAACGTCAACAGCGCCTACTAGGCCCCTGGCGTCCTTCCAAGCCCCCCATGCGCCTCAGGGCGGCCCCGGTGTTCCGGAGCCGCCCTGAGGCGTTCGTGCGCGACCACATGCCGCTTACCCGCTCGCGCGTTACTTGCCCGCGCGTTACTTGCCCGCGCGCATGACCTCGGGCTCGTGGCGGCGCAGCAGACGCTGGACGGCGAAGCCGCACGCGACGCCGAGGAGCAGCAGGATGGTGATGTTCAGGCCCCACTGCCCGGCCGTGGCGTCCCAGAGCGGGTCGGTGTTGGTCGGGTTCTCCGCGTCCCACGGCGGCATGAGCACGCCGAGGTTCAGCGTGGTGCCGGCGGCGGCGATCGCCCAGCGCGACGGCATCAGCCAGGCGAACTGCTCCAGGCCCGGAGAGTCGTAGACCTGGAAGAGGATGCCGGTGAAGACGACCTGGACGATCGCGAACATGACGAGCAGCGGCATGGTCTTCTCGGCGGTCTTCACCAGCGAGGAGATCACCAGGCCGAACATCATGGACGTGAAGCCGAGCGCGATGACCGACAGGCAGATCTCCACGGCCGGCGGCATCAGCAGACCCTCGGCGGGCAGGTCGCGCGGGTAGAAGCCGATCGCACAGATGATCACGCCCTGGATGGCCGTGATGAACCCGAGGACGATCACCTTCGAGGCGAGGTACGCCGACCGGGACAGGCCGGTCGCGCGCTCGCGCTCGTAGATCACGCGTTCCTTGATCAGCTCGCGGACCGAGTTCGCGGCGCCCGAGAAGCACATGCCGACCGCGAGGATCAGCATGATCGTGCCGGCGTCGCCGTTGAAGCGGGACGGCGCCACGGGCGGCGCGAGTCCGAACTTCGCGGGGATGACGACGGAGACCACGCCGAGGACCGCCGGGAGGATCAGCATCAGACCGATGAAGCCCTTGTCGGACGCGATGACCGACATGTAGCGGCGCATCAGGGTCCAGAGCTGGGAGCCCCAGCCCTGCGGCTTCGGCGGCCGGGTCTGCTGCACGGCGGGCTGCACCGACTGGGGGGCGACCGCGTCGATGTCGGCGGCGTAGAGCTGGTAGTGCTGCGAGCCCTTCCAGCGGCCGGCCCAGTCGTAGTCGCGGTAGCTCTCGAAGGCGGAGAAGACGTCGGCCCAGGTGGAGTAGCCGAAGAAGTTCAGCGCCTCGTCCGGCGGGCCGAAGTAGGCGACCGAACCGCCCGGAGCCATGACCAGCAGCTTGTCGCAGATGGCCAGCTCGGCGACCGAGTGCGTGACGACGAGGACCGTGCGGCCGTCGTCGGCGAGGCCGCGCAGCAGCTGCATGACGTCGCGGTCCATGCCCGGGTCGAGGCCCGAGGTGGGCTCGTCCAGGAAGATCAGCGAGGGCTTGGTCAGCAGCTCCAGGGCCACGGACACGCGCTTGCGCTGGCCGCCCGAGAGCGAGGTGATCTTCTTGTCCTTGTGGATGTCGAGCTTGAGCTCGCGCAGCACCTCGTTGATGCGGGCGGCGCGCTCGGACTCGGCGGTGTCGCCCGGGAAGCGGAGCTTGGCCGCGTACTTGAGGGCGGTGCTGACCTTCAGCTCCTTGTGCAGGATGTCGTCCTGCGGGACCAGGCCGATGCGCTGGCGGAGCTCCGCGAACTGCTTGTACAGGTTGCGGTTGTCGTAGAGGACGTCGCCCTCGTTGGCCGGGCGGTAGCCGGTCAGCGCCTTGAGGAGCGTCGACTTGCCGGAGCCGGAGGGGCCGATGACGCCGATCAGGGACTTCTCGGGGACGCCGAAGGTGACGTCCTTGAGGATCTGCTTGCCACCGTCGACCGTGACCGTGAGGTGGCGGGCCGAGAAGGAGACGTCACCGGTGTCGACGAACTCCTCGAGGCGGTCGCCGACGATCCGGAAGGTCGAGTGGCCGACGCCGACGATGTCGTTCGGGCCGAGCAGCGCGGTACCCGACTTCGCCAGCGGCTGGCCGTTGACGTAGGTGCCGTTGTGGCTGCCGAGGTCGCGGATCTCGAAGCGGCCGCCCGGCATCGAGTGGAACTCGGCGTGGTGGCGGGAGACCTGGAGGTCGGAGACCACCAGCTCGTTCTCCAGCGCACGGCCGATGCGCATGACGTGGCCCAGCGCGAGCTGGTGGAACGTCGTCGGGCTGCGGTGGTCGCCGTAGCCCGGGGTACCGCCGCCGCCCTGCTGCTGCGGCTGGTGCTGCTGCTGCGGGAACGGCTGTGCCTGGTGCGGCTGATGGGCCTGCTGGGCCTGCTGCTGCGGGAACGGCGGAGCCTGCTGGACCTGCCGCTCCCAGGCTTGCGGCTGCGCCTGCTGCGCCTGCGGCTGCTGCGCGTACGCCTGCTGCGCCACGGCCGGCTGCGGCGCCGGGGCGGCCGCGCCGGCGACGGGGTTCAGCCTCGGCCCGTCGGTGGCGTTGCCGAGGTGCACCGGCGTGCCGGGTACGAGCTCGGCCTGCTGGACACGCGCCCCGCGCACGTACGTGCCGTTGGTGCTGCCGTGGTCCTCGATTCCCCAACCTTGCCCGTTCCAGGCGATGGTGGCGTGCCGCCACGACACCCGGGCATCATCGATCACCACGTCTCCCTGGG contains:
- a CDS encoding transglycosylase SLT domain-containing protein encodes the protein MTETSTPGHSRRLTMTKAHKLSIAGAATLGAAALAFSLVPANAAETQTVVAAPVAWSKVVDGAQTQAMQQHLTVQQVVADQQAKVAKDAKAAKDAKDTAAKAKAEADAKKDREQKAAASRSATRAPVFANNLDGWIKEALFIMKKEGIPGTYAGIHKNIMRESSGNPLAINNWDINAQNGIPSKGLLQVIAPTFKAYHVKGTKFDQYDPVANIVAACNYAADRYGSMDNVNSAY
- a CDS encoding S-adenosylmethionine:tRNA ribosyltransferase-isomerase, producing MNGNGARGVREKGLYIKDIPPGLAARVPAEQRGPGRGRDSVRLLVSKGASEVSLRAFRELPGLLHAGDVLAVNTSMTLAAAVDGRLGGEEIVVHFSTRGDDGRWAVELRERDRAGAGGGTTRPRAGGPAGAVVELPGGWRLTCEEPLVPGADRLWWARPEPPRGRPQEVPALLGSYGRPIRYGYTERDQPLSAYQTVFAVPRADGAGSAEMPSAGRPFTTELVAELVRRGVRFAPLTLHTGVASQEAHEPPYPERYEVPAATARLVNAAKATGGRVIGVGTTAVRALESAADGDGVVRAAGGWTGLVVTPERGVRVVDGLLTGLHEPEASHLLMLEAVAGREAVRRGYASAVANLCLWHEFGDVHLLLKDENGHGVDC
- a CDS encoding GAF domain-containing sensor histidine kinase; translation: MHPGPRAPRGGGLAAVSTALLAMSRRLEVRDVLRTIVASARELLDAEYAALGVPDDHGGFAQFVVDGVSEEQWRAIGPLPRQHGILAAMLHQDGPERLADVRKDPRFEGWPAAHPAMSDFLGLPIRDGEETLGALFLANKRSAPGGGAPADGFTDEDEELLSLLAQHAAIALTNARLYERSRELTIAEERSRLAHELHDAVSQKLFSLRLTAQAAAALVDRDPARAKDELQQVAALAAEAADELRAAVTELRPAALDEDGLIATLRNQVRVLDRAHAAHVTFTCDGVRALPAAQEEAVLRVAQEALHNALRHSEGERIEVTLTRGGTGGALLRVTDDGTGFSPPTVRRAGRHLGLVSMRDRAAGVGGRLTVRSEPGTGTTIELEVPGG
- a CDS encoding response regulator, whose translation is MADTPGRSGRVRVLLVDDHQVVRRGLRTFLEVQDDIEVVGEAADGDEGIERAEELHPDVILMDIKMPGTDGIEALRRLRTLANPARVLIVTSFTEQRTVVPALRAGAAGYVYKDIDPDALAAAIRSVHAGHVLLQPEVAGALLAEEGPGPSSGRGGNLTDREREVLNHIADGRSNREIARALVLSEKTVKTHVSNILMKLDLADRTQAALWAVRHGIAR
- a CDS encoding chaplin, which translates into the protein MKNFKKATAVTMIAGGLLAAGAGVSSAHGGASAEGEALNSPGVAAGNQLQLPVHIPANVVGNSVNVIGLLNGAWGNTGVNN
- a CDS encoding SDR family NAD(P)-dependent oxidoreductase yields the protein MSVAVVTGASRGLGRAVAGELAARGWDLVLSARGAGPLAEAGEALRASGARVTVVAGDVSSAAHRAELVAAARALGRLDLLVNNAGVLGAEPLVPLAVHPLDGLREAFEVNVVAPLGLVQEALPLLRAAAAGAVLNISSDAAVVAYGTWGAYGATKAAGDLMSAVLAVEEPGLRVWWADPGSMRTRMMAAAEPGEDLSGIPGPEEVAPLLLRLVAEGLPSGRYTARGLAGVER
- a CDS encoding FHA domain-containing protein encodes the protein MPELVLELNGRTWTLDPSRSYSLGRDPQGDVVIDDARVSWRHATIAWNGQGWGIEDHGSTNGTYVRGARVQQAELVPGTPVHLGNATDGPRLNPVAGAAAPAPQPAVAQQAYAQQPQAQQAQPQAWERQVQQAPPFPQQQAQQAHQPHQAQPFPQQQHQPQQQGGGGTPGYGDHRSPTTFHQLALGHVMRIGRALENELVVSDLQVSRHHAEFHSMPGGRFEIRDLGSHNGTYVNGQPLAKSGTALLGPNDIVGVGHSTFRIVGDRLEEFVDTGDVSFSARHLTVTVDGGKQILKDVTFGVPEKSLIGVIGPSGSGKSTLLKALTGYRPANEGDVLYDNRNLYKQFAELRQRIGLVPQDDILHKELKVSTALKYAAKLRFPGDTAESERAARINEVLRELKLDIHKDKKITSLSGGQRKRVSVALELLTKPSLIFLDEPTSGLDPGMDRDVMQLLRGLADDGRTVLVVTHSVAELAICDKLLVMAPGGSVAYFGPPDEALNFFGYSTWADVFSAFESYRDYDWAGRWKGSQHYQLYAADIDAVAPQSVQPAVQQTRPPKPQGWGSQLWTLMRRYMSVIASDKGFIGLMLILPAVLGVVSVVIPAKFGLAPPVAPSRFNGDAGTIMLILAVGMCFSGAANSVRELIKERVIYERERATGLSRSAYLASKVIVLGFITAIQGVIICAIGFYPRDLPAEGLLMPPAVEICLSVIALGFTSMMFGLVISSLVKTAEKTMPLLVMFAIVQVVFTGILFQVYDSPGLEQFAWLMPSRWAIAAAGTTLNLGVLMPPWDAENPTNTDPLWDATAGQWGLNITILLLLGVACGFAVQRLLRRHEPEVMRAGK